The DNA segment GAAGAAGTTTCGGGTCGGACTGGCCCTGCAGCCGGTCGCCACCGCGCTGTTCGCCAATTCGCCCTTCACAGACGGCAAGCCGAACGGGTTCAAGAGCTTTCGCAGCCATATCTGGGAGGATACCGACCCCGCCCGCACCGGCATGCTCCCCTTCGTCTTCGACAAGGGGTTCGGCTACGAACGCTATTGCGACTATGCGCTCGATGTCCCGATGTATTTCGTGTTCCGCGACGGACGCTACATCGACGCCGCCGGGCAGAGCTTCCGCGATTTCCTCGACGGCCGGCTCCCCGCCCTCCCCGGGGAAAGGCCGACCCGCGCCGACTGGACCGATCATTTGTCGACCGCTTTCCCCGAGGTCCGCCTCAAGAGCTTTCTCGAAATGCGCGGCGCCGATGGCGGCCGCTGGGGCCGGATCTGCGCGCTGCCCGCGCTTTGGGTCGGCCTTCTTTATTCGGATTCCTCGCTCGATGCGGCGTGGGACTTGGTCAAACATTGGTCGATCGAGGAGCGCGAGTCGCTTCGCCACGCGGTACCAAGGCAGGCGCTCGACTCCCCGGTGCCCGGCGGCGGGACGGTTCGCGACCTTGCGGCTGAGGTGCTTGCCATCTCCTCGGCGGGGCTAAGCGAACGCGCGCAGATCAACGCCGCCGGAGACAATGAAGGCGGCTTCCTCGACCCGCTGCGCGATGTGGTGAAAAGCGGCAAGACTTTCGCCGACCGGCTGCTCGATCGCTACCATGGCGAATGGAACGGCGACGTCGGCATGGTCTATCGCGAATATAGTTTCTGAGGCGTGCCGCAGCGGATGTGAAATATTCGCGCCCGGCCGCGCCTCGCATTGACAGAAGGCGGGGCAGGCGTAGAGGCGCGAAAGCATCGGGCGGGGCATCTTTTATCGCAAGCGCCGGCCCACTGGCTTTTACTAGAAAGACCCGGGATGCGCACCTTCACCTCGACTTCGATGTTCGCGCTGGCCATAGCCTGCGCCCTTCCCGCCCCTGCGATTGCGCAGGCAACCGGTGACACTGACCAGCCCGCCGAAGACGCGACCCAGCCGGTTATCCAGGGCGTCACCGACATCGTCGTCACCGCGACCCGCCGTAGTGAAAATCTGCAGGACATCCCCCTGTCGGTCGCGACGGTTTCGGACGAAACGCTGGCCGTGATCAATTCGGGCGGCGCCGACATTCGCGGCCTGTCGGGCCGGGTGCCAAGCCTGAACATCGAAAGCTCGTTCGGCCGGACCTTCCCGCGCTTTTACATCCGCGGACTCGGCAACACCGATTTCGACCTCAACGCGTCACAGCCCGTCAGCCTGGTCTATGACGATGTTGTCCTGGAAAATCCGATCCTGAAGGGCTTCCCGGCGTTCGACATCGACCGGGTCGAGGTGCTGCGCGGACCGCAAGGCACGCTGTTCGGCCGCAACACGCCGGCCGGCATCGTCAAGTTCGACACGGTAAAGCCGGGGCGCGGCCGCAATTATGCGCGCGTCAGCTACGGCACCTATGGCACCGTCAACGCCGAAGGCGCGGTTGGCGGCGAACTCAGCGACACCGTCTCGGTCCGACTGTCGGGCGTGTGGCAGCACCGCAACGACTGGATCGACAATCTCGCGGCTTCCGGGGGCAATGATCTCGAGGGTTATGACGACATCGCTCTTCGGGCCCAAATCCAGTTTCGACCGAACGAGGACCTCACCGTACGGCTGACCGGGCAGATGCGGGACATGGACGGCAATGCCCGGATCTTCCGCGCCAACGCGTTGCAGCCCGGCAGCAACAAGCTGGTTGGCCTCGACGGCGGCAAGTTCAAGCGCGACGAGGTCGCGACCAACGGCCTCAACTTCCAGAAGCTTAAGACCCAGAATATCGCCGGCGCGATTGAATATGATCTCGGCCCCGCTACCCTCTATTCGGTGACGAGCTACTGGCACGGCGAGCTCAAGAGCCGAGGCGACATCGATGGCGGCACCGACGCCGGGCCGGGCTTCATCCCCTTCCAAGCCCAGAGCCAGGACAATATCCCGAGCCTCGACCAATTCACTCAGGAGCTGCGGATCGCTTCGAACAATTCGACCGGTCTGGGTTACCAGGCGGGGATTTTCTACTTCAATGAGAAGCTCGACATCGAAACCTTCGACTTCGGCTCGCCCACCGCGACCGACCCGTCAGCGATCGTCAACCAGCGCCAGGTCGCCAAGGCCCTCGGCATCTTCGGTTCGGTCAATTACAAGTTCGACAACGGGCTGACCGTCCAGGGCGGCGCTCGCTGGAACCATGACAAGAAGCGGCTGGTCGCCGAACGGCTGTTCGATGCGCGCCCGATCTTCATCGGCGGCGGCCCGGTTGCTGAGACCAACACCAGGGTCAAGGACAATGTGCTAACCTGGGACCTGTCGGCAATTCAGGAGATCAATCAGGACATCAATGTCTATGCGCGCATCGCCAAGGGCTATCGGGCGCCGGCGATTCAGGGCCGTATCCTGTTCGATCGCGACGTGACGACCGCTGACAGCGAAAACACCATGTCCTATGAAGCCGGCATCAAGACGGTCCTGCTCGACCGCAGGCTTCGCTTCAACCTGACGGGCTACGCCTTCAAGACCAAGGACCTGCAGCTGTCGGCGGTGGGCGGGGCGGCGAATGCCAACCTGCTGCTGAATGCCGACGCGGTGAAGGGCCACGGCTTTGAAGCCGAACTGGAAGCCCGCCCGATGCGCGGCCTGACGCTGACCGGTGGCATCAGTTACAACGTCGCCAAGATCCGCGACCGTGACCTGACGGTCGAGACTTGCGGCGCGCCATGCACCGTGCTCGACCCTATCGCGGTTCCGGCGGCACCGTTCCAGCCGGCGATCGTCTTCATCCACGGCAACCAGTTGCCGCAGGCGCCGAAGTGGACGCTGAACTGGACTGCTGGCTACGAACATCCGGTGGGCCCCGGCTCAGTCTATGTCTTCACCGACTGGTACCACCGCTCGAAGGTCCAGTTCTTCCTGTATGATTCGGTCGAATTCAGCGACGACAAGCTTCTCGAAGGCGGGCTTCGCGTTGGCTACAAGACCGACCGCTTCGATGTCGCCGGCTTCGTCCGCAACATCACCAATGACAAGAGCGCAGTGAGCGGCATCGACTTCAATAATCTGACGGCGATGGTCAACGAACCGCGGATCTTCGGCATCGAAGCCGGCGTGAAATTCTAAAGGGCCTGTCTCAGCCTAACAACGGGGCGGCGGCTGCGCGATGCGGCCGCCGCCCTTTTGCTTGGGTCCCGATGCAGCGTTCTTGCGGGCCAGCAGCCAATCCTCCATCAAGCCCCGATGGGACAACAAGGGGCGCATATGTTCACGTCGGCCCAGCTGCCGAATTCGACCTTGCTGATGATCGTCGGGTCCGACCAGCCGGACCAAGTCCGGCGGGTCGGCACGCGGATCCGGCTGGGCGGCTCGACCGACCTCAACAAGCTGCTTCCGCCCGACGTCCATCCACACCGGCTTCATGTCACCCCCCAGTCACTACGCCAGGCGCGGCGACCGGAGCTGGATGGCTATGATTTCCTGCTCAACATGGTCACCGAGCCCGAGGGCAATGACCGGGTCCTGGACAATATGCGCAAACTGCTGCGCGGCATTCGCGGCAAGGTCATCAATCGCCCGGACGCGGTCGCGCGCTCTACCCGCGACCGCGTGGCCCGCCTGTTGGCCGGGATCGACGGGTTGCTGGTCCCTAAAGCGATCCGCCTCAATGGCGCCAAGCCGGACGTGGCGGTTCGGGCAATCGGAAATGCCGGCCTGTCCCTGCCGATCATCCTGCGGCGCACCGGCACGCATGGAGGCGAGATCCTGGGCTGCCTCGATTCGCTCGATGCGATCCGCGATGCCCTGACCGCTGGCGACCATATCGCCACCGAATTTTGCGACTTCCAAAGCGCGGACGGCCTTTATCGCAAATATCGAATCTTCTTTATCGGCGACCAGCTGGTCTTCCGCCACCTGCTGATTTCGGACGGCTGGAACATCCATGCCAAGGACCGGCGCCGATTCATGCTTCCCCGGCCCGACCTGCTAGCGGAGGAGGAAGCGATGTTCAGCCGGGCCGACGGCGCTTTCCCGGACCCGGTTCACCGCGTCCTCGACGCGGTCCGCGAACGCATGCCACTCGACTATTTCGGAATGGATTTCGGGATTGATCCGGCGGGCCGGCTGGTCCTGTTCGAGGCCAATGCGACGATGAATTTCTTTCCGTTCCTGCCCGATCCCGAGTTTGCCTATGTCCGGCGTTGCCTTGAACCGGCGCAGCAGGCCTTTCGCGCGCTGGTCGGCATGGAAACGGGTCGATGATCGCTGCCGGACAGCGCGTCGAGGGCTTAGACCTAGGGCTGCTCGACCGAGTCGTCGAGACCGACCGTGTCTATTTCGAACTTGGCGCGCAGGTCGAATCCCTCGCCGGCGCATCGCTAGCCTGGATGCCCGGGCTTACCGACTGTCCCGCGTCCACCGTCATCCACCGGGTTGATCCCGATGCGATGATGCGCGGGGGCCGGCGCTGGATCGAGCAGGTCGAACAGCGGCTGGCGGATATCGGCGTTGGCCTTGCCCGGATTTATTGCGACGCGCGCGGACCAGCCGACAATGTCCTTCGGGAAGCAGGCTATACCGACCGCGAGGAGCTGGCCTTCGTCCATCAATTCGGGCCGGACGAACCGCAACTGGCTCTGCGGCCGGTTACCGATGACGCGGACTGGGCGATGAAGCTTGCGCTTCACGACGCGCTGGGCGGATCGCCGGACGGCCATTGCAACGAGGCGCGCGACTGGATCGCCCTTGAACGGCGCAAGGCCGGCACCGCGCTGCAGCCTTATCTCGCGCTGAGCGACGGCAAGGTGGTCGGGGCAATTTGCGGATTGTGGGGCGCGGACCTGCTGCGATTGAAGAACATCGTCATCCATCCCCGACATCGCCGCCGCGCGCTTGGCCATGCCATGCTCGCCTCGCTCGCCGGGATCGGGCGGCAGCGCGGCCTGACCGAACAAGGCGTGTTCGCGGTTGGCGGGAGTTCGGGTGAAAGCTTTTATCGGGCGCTGGGCATGCGCGAGGTCGGGCGACAAATTGAGTGGTCGAAGATGCTGAGCGGCGGCGCGCAATGATTGGCGGCGCGAAAGTCAGCGCGGCAATGCGTTCGGCCTGGGAGGAGGACGGCTGGCTGCTCGTTCCCCGCTTTCTGGAGCTGGCGCAAATCCGGGCGCTATCGGCCGAGGCCAACCGTTTGGCCGGAGAACCCCAATTGTTCGCAACGCGCGGCACGGTGCCCAACTCGGCACAGCGCAGCGACCGGCTCGACCCGGTGATCGATTTGTCGCCGGCCTTCGCCGCACTCGCTCGCGATCCGCTGCTGGTCGGACTGGTCAGCGAGGTCCTTGATGGCGCGGCCCAGCTGATGAAGGACAAGTTCATCGCCAAACCGCCGGGCGCGGGGGGATATGCGACCCATCAGGACGCCGCCTATTGGCCGGGTCTCGGGATTGAATATTCCCGCTTCCTCACCGCCATCCTGTTCCTCGACGATGCCGAAGTCGCCAAGGGCGCGATCGAATGCGCGTCGGGCCATCACCGCGGCCTGCTGACCGATCCCGACACGGTCGCCGATCCCGACGAGGCCGCACTCGGCGCGTTCACCACCATCGAGGCTCAGGCGGGCGACCTGCTGCTGCTCCACGCCATGACCCCTCACCGCAGCGGCCCGAACCGCGCCATGGCCAGCCGGCGAACGCTGCTCTTCACTTATGGCGTCGACCGGCGTCCCGACCTCTACGCCATTTACAAGAAGTTCCAGCAAGGCCTTCGCTCATGACCCTCCGTACCCTCTATCCCGCCACCGAACCCTATGCGACCGGCATGCTCGACGTCGGCGACGGACATTCCCTCTATTGGGAGCGGTGCGGGACTCCCGGCGCCAAGCCCGCACTGTTCCTCCATGGTGGGCCGGGCGCGGGGATCAGCCCGAACCACCGCCGCCAGTTCGACCCGGCGCGATACGACGTGCTGCTGTTTGACCAGCGCGGGGCCGGACAGTCGGTCCCCCATGCGCATCTGGAAGCCAATACCACCTGGCATCTGGTCGACGACATCGAACGGCTTCGCGAAATGTGCGGCGTCGACAAATGGCTGGTTTTCGGTGGCAGCTGGGGATCGACGCTGAGCCTCGCCTATGCCGAGACCCATCCGGAACGGGTGAGCGAACTGGTGCTTCGCGGGATCTTCCTGTTCGGCGAGAGCGAGCTTGGCTGGCTGTACCGCTATGGCGCCTCTGAACTTTACCCCGAGGGCTGGGACGAATTCCTCGCGCCCGTTCCGCAGGAGGCGCGCGGCGACATGGTCGCCGCCTACCGCGAGCTGCTGACCAGCGCCGACCATGCCACCCGTCTTCGCGCCGCCAAGGCGTGGAGCCGGTGGGAAGGTCTGACCGTCACGCTCCTCCCCGACCCGGCAATGCTTGAGGAATTCACCGAAGACCATCACGCCGTCGCCATTGCCCGGATAGAAAATCATTACATGCTTCACCGCGGGTGGCTGGACGAGGGCCAGCTGCTCAAGGGGGCGGAAAAATTGCGCGGCATTCCTGGCGTGATTGTCCAGGGGCGGCACGATTGCTGCACCCCGCCCCGCGCCGCCTGGGAACTGAAGAAGGCCTGGCCCGAGGTTGACCTGCAAATCGTCGCCGACGGCGGTCATCTGTACAACGAACCGGGCATCCTTGACGGCCTAGTCCGCGCGACCGACCGTTTCGCCGCCTGATCACTCGCCCGGGCGATAGGTGCGGCGGATGTGGCCGCGCAACTCGTCGGGATAGAAATGGACTTTCCGCGGACGGCCAGTGGCATAAAGCACGGCTTGGTCGTTGAAGTGCGGGGAAGCGGGGTGGCCGCTTTGTCCGCCGACGCTTAAGGCGTGGGCACGCACTCGCGGTCCGAATTCGACGAAGGCGACGAAACTGTTGCCGCTGGTCCCGTACCAGTTGGTGCTGCCTCCGCGCGGGGCCGAGCCGAACGAGGCGAGCGAGCCGAAATTGCCCGACGCGAAGCCGACCGGAATGCTTTGCGCCCTGTCGTCGAACGGGTGATCGATCGCACCGGAAATTCGCTGGAAACGGTTGATCTGCCCCCAGGGAGTTCGCCAGTCGCCGAAGTCGGTCCTGATGCTCGACATGGCGGCAGACAAGGCCTCCAGCTGTTCGCGGTCAGGCAGCCGCTCGATCCGCTCGATCGTTTCCATATGGGTCAGCCGCTGGCCAACGCGGACCTTGTCCCAAAGCGGACTGGCCCAGAACATCGCCAGCGACTGCGCAACGCTGTCGGTCGCCCAGCGATGGTCCCAGTCACGGAGCCGGGCGATGGGCTCCGCGAGCGCGTCCTTATCCGGGCCGGCAGGCGCGCGATCCCATGCCGTGACGAGGCCCGGGATCAGGCGCGCGAAGGCCGGCTGATGGCTGTCATAAGCGGCATCGCGAAGCCGCTCGAGAGTCCAACCACGACTGTCCTTGAGCAGCGCGGTCGCATGGACGCCACGGTAATTTTCACCGAACACATCCATGTAACGCGGATAATCGGCCGGCTTGGGGCTGGCCTTCCCCGCCGCACTATAGGGCCAATTATTGGTATTCATCGCCCAGCCGGTTGCGGGATCGATGACGTTCGGCAGGTCGGCAATTTCGTGCAGCGCGCGCCAGTCGGTGCGCGGATCGCTGCCGTCGACGGGCCTCGTGTAATCGAAGCGCGGATCGCGCACCGGCACGAATTGCGGGTGGAGATAGGCGATCCGCCCATCGGCATCGGCGTAGAGCGTATTGTTGCTGCTGTTGCCCTTGAAATCGGCAATCCGAAGGAACGTAGGCAAGTCGCGGGCCTTGGTCCGCAAATAGCTTTGCTGAAGCGCCTCAAGCGGCCGATGCATCATCGCGAAGGAGATCCACTTGCCGCCTTCTGATCGCACGATCGGCCCATGATGCGTCCGCCAACTGTCGAAGCGGCGCTCGGCCATGGTGCCATCCGCGGCGCGATAGCGAATCGTGACCGGCCTTACGCCTAACGCCCGCCACTGGTCACCGTCGCGATAGTGGCCCTTGCTCACCGTCTCGGCAAATTCATCGACATTGTCGACGCCGCTCGAGGTGTGCATCCAGCCGGCCCGGTCGTTGAAACCCTGATAGATGAAGAACTGCCCCCAGGTCGAAGCACCATAGGCATTCAGCCCCTCTTCGCTCGTGACCTGTTGTTCGGCGCGAAAATAGAAGCTGGTGTGAGGATTAATCAGCAGCAGCGCCTTGCCGTCCCTGGTCAGCGCTGGCGCAATGGCGATCCCGTTCGACCCGCGCGGCTCCGGGTCATGGGGCGCAGCCGCCTGCTTTGCCGTTTCAGAATAAAAGCGTTCGAGCGCCTTGAGGTCGATCCGTTCGATATCGCCACCGATGCTGCCCTCGGTGAAACTCAGCGCCATCCACGGCTCGAACCGGGTCAGGACACGCGGCTTAACCTCCGGGTGCGTCGCCAGATAATGGTTGAGTCCGGCAGCCCAGCTGTCCATCAGCAGCCGCAACCAGGCGGGGCTTCGCCGATATTCGGCCACCAGCTCATTTTCGCTGACGTAAAGGCGAGCGCGCAGGTCCTGCCAGATCGCCTTCTCGCCTTCCGCCTCCGCCATCCGCCCAAGCGCGGTCAGGTAATTGGCCTCGATCCGGGGAAAGTCGTCTTCGGCCTGGGCATAGATCATGCCGAACACTGCGTCGGCGTCGGTCCGCCCTTGGATATGGGCTATGCCATGATCGTCGCGCACGATCGTCACCCGCTGCGCCTGCTCTCGCCATTGTCCCTCCTCCGCCGGGGAAGCCGCGATGAGGATCAGGGCGAGCGGAAGGATCAGCGGACGCATGACGGGAGGCTAGGCGACCGGCCTGCGCCTTGCCAAGTCAAAGCTTGGGCAGCTTCTGGCTAGCCCGGCCCCAGCCGGCGAGGTCCTTGGCCGCCGCCCGCTTTAGCAGTTTATCGGCGTCCCGGATCGAGAAGGCAGCGCCGCTGTCGAAGCGCTCCAGTTCCGCCCAGCCGATGGGTGCGGCGACCGGCGCACCGGACCGGGCACGGGCCGAATAGGGCATGACGGCCGTCGCCCCGCGCTGGTTGCGCAGCCAGTCGAGGAAGATGCGGCCTTTGCGCTGCGCCTTGCGGATGTTTGCCGTGAACAATTCGGGCTGGTCGCCAGCGACCGCTCGGGCGAACCGCTCGGCGAAGCTTTTGACCGACGGCCAGGTAGCGGATGGGGTGAGCGGCGCGATGACATGGACGCCCTTGCCGCCCGTCAGCATCGGAAAGGTTTCCAGGCCGAGATCGGCAAGCAGGTCGCGCAGGATTATCGCCGCCTTTTGCACATCAACGAAGTCGAGGCCTTCGTCGGGGTCGAGGTCGAACACCAGCCGGTCGGGCTTTTCAAGCGGCTTCACCCGGCTCCCCCAACCGTGGAATTCGATCGTCCCCATCTGCACGCATGCAAGGATCCCGCGGGCATCCTCGACATAGAGATAGTCGGCGGTCTTGCCGTCGCTTTCCTTGATCGCGACATGCTTCACATGCTCGCCCATCGACCCGCTATCATGCTTCTGGAAGAAGCAATGCTTGGCTCGGCCCTGCGGGCATCGGACCAGGCTGACCGGCCGGCTTCCCATCTCCGCCAGCATCAGCGCCTCGATCGCGGCATAATAATCGGCAAGGTCGCCTTTGGTCAGTTTTTCGCCGGGAAAGATGACCCGGTCCTCGCTGCTGATGGCAATGCCGAAGCGTTCGCCTTCATCGCGGTGTACCGGCGTTTCGCGGACAACCTGGCGGACCGGCTTGTCCTCACGCAAGGCAATGAAGCTGGGATGGCGCAGCGTGCCTTCACGCGTGAATTCGGTAAAGGCGATTTCGGCGACAAGCCTGGGCTTGACCCAGTGCGACTGGCGGCGTGCCGTACGGGGCACGTCGAGGGCCGGCTCCCTGACCTCGAGCTTCATGAGCTGGGTGCTCATGTC comes from the Sphingomonas xanthus genome and includes:
- a CDS encoding glutamate--cysteine ligase; this encodes MTTRTDTSASPLIESRADLLAIFAGGEKPRDAWRIGTEHEKFVYRVSDHRAPSWEEPGGIRDLLTGLTEFGWKPIEEGGKIIALSGADGTISLEPAGQLELSGAPLANLHLSCQESGRHLEQVKAVGDRLGLGFLGLGMWPDKARADLPIMPKGRYDIMLRHMPRVGTLGLDMMLRTCTIQVNLDYSSESDMVKKFRVGLALQPVATALFANSPFTDGKPNGFKSFRSHIWEDTDPARTGMLPFVFDKGFGYERYCDYALDVPMYFVFRDGRYIDAAGQSFRDFLDGRLPALPGERPTRADWTDHLSTAFPEVRLKSFLEMRGADGGRWGRICALPALWVGLLYSDSSLDAAWDLVKHWSIEERESLRHAVPRQALDSPVPGGGTVRDLAAEVLAISSAGLSERAQINAAGDNEGGFLDPLRDVVKSGKTFADRLLDRYHGEWNGDVGMVYREYSF
- a CDS encoding TonB-dependent receptor, translating into MRTFTSTSMFALAIACALPAPAIAQATGDTDQPAEDATQPVIQGVTDIVVTATRRSENLQDIPLSVATVSDETLAVINSGGADIRGLSGRVPSLNIESSFGRTFPRFYIRGLGNTDFDLNASQPVSLVYDDVVLENPILKGFPAFDIDRVEVLRGPQGTLFGRNTPAGIVKFDTVKPGRGRNYARVSYGTYGTVNAEGAVGGELSDTVSVRLSGVWQHRNDWIDNLAASGGNDLEGYDDIALRAQIQFRPNEDLTVRLTGQMRDMDGNARIFRANALQPGSNKLVGLDGGKFKRDEVATNGLNFQKLKTQNIAGAIEYDLGPATLYSVTSYWHGELKSRGDIDGGTDAGPGFIPFQAQSQDNIPSLDQFTQELRIASNNSTGLGYQAGIFYFNEKLDIETFDFGSPTATDPSAIVNQRQVAKALGIFGSVNYKFDNGLTVQGGARWNHDKKRLVAERLFDARPIFIGGGPVAETNTRVKDNVLTWDLSAIQEINQDINVYARIAKGYRAPAIQGRILFDRDVTTADSENTMSYEAGIKTVLLDRRLRFNLTGYAFKTKDLQLSAVGGAANANLLLNADAVKGHGFEAELEARPMRGLTLTGGISYNVAKIRDRDLTVETCGAPCTVLDPIAVPAAPFQPAIVFIHGNQLPQAPKWTLNWTAGYEHPVGPGSVYVFTDWYHRSKVQFFLYDSVEFSDDKLLEGGLRVGYKTDRFDVAGFVRNITNDKSAVSGIDFNNLTAMVNEPRIFGIEAGVKF
- a CDS encoding GNAT family N-acetyltransferase, with product MIAAGQRVEGLDLGLLDRVVETDRVYFELGAQVESLAGASLAWMPGLTDCPASTVIHRVDPDAMMRGGRRWIEQVEQRLADIGVGLARIYCDARGPADNVLREAGYTDREELAFVHQFGPDEPQLALRPVTDDADWAMKLALHDALGGSPDGHCNEARDWIALERRKAGTALQPYLALSDGKVVGAICGLWGADLLRLKNIVIHPRHRRRALGHAMLASLAGIGRQRGLTEQGVFAVGGSSGESFYRALGMREVGRQIEWSKMLSGGAQ
- a CDS encoding phytanoyl-CoA dioxygenase family protein yields the protein MVEDAERRRAMIGGAKVSAAMRSAWEEDGWLLVPRFLELAQIRALSAEANRLAGEPQLFATRGTVPNSAQRSDRLDPVIDLSPAFAALARDPLLVGLVSEVLDGAAQLMKDKFIAKPPGAGGYATHQDAAYWPGLGIEYSRFLTAILFLDDAEVAKGAIECASGHHRGLLTDPDTVADPDEAALGAFTTIEAQAGDLLLLHAMTPHRSGPNRAMASRRTLLFTYGVDRRPDLYAIYKKFQQGLRS
- the pip gene encoding prolyl aminopeptidase, giving the protein MTLRTLYPATEPYATGMLDVGDGHSLYWERCGTPGAKPALFLHGGPGAGISPNHRRQFDPARYDVLLFDQRGAGQSVPHAHLEANTTWHLVDDIERLREMCGVDKWLVFGGSWGSTLSLAYAETHPERVSELVLRGIFLFGESELGWLYRYGASELYPEGWDEFLAPVPQEARGDMVAAYRELLTSADHATRLRAAKAWSRWEGLTVTLLPDPAMLEEFTEDHHAVAIARIENHYMLHRGWLDEGQLLKGAEKLRGIPGVIVQGRHDCCTPPRAAWELKKAWPEVDLQIVADGGHLYNEPGILDGLVRATDRFAA
- a CDS encoding penicillin acylase family protein is translated as MRPLILPLALILIAASPAEEGQWREQAQRVTIVRDDHGIAHIQGRTDADAVFGMIYAQAEDDFPRIEANYLTALGRMAEAEGEKAIWQDLRARLYVSENELVAEYRRSPAWLRLLMDSWAAGLNHYLATHPEVKPRVLTRFEPWMALSFTEGSIGGDIERIDLKALERFYSETAKQAAAPHDPEPRGSNGIAIAPALTRDGKALLLINPHTSFYFRAEQQVTSEEGLNAYGASTWGQFFIYQGFNDRAGWMHTSSGVDNVDEFAETVSKGHYRDGDQWRALGVRPVTIRYRAADGTMAERRFDSWRTHHGPIVRSEGGKWISFAMMHRPLEALQQSYLRTKARDLPTFLRIADFKGNSSNNTLYADADGRIAYLHPQFVPVRDPRFDYTRPVDGSDPRTDWRALHEIADLPNVIDPATGWAMNTNNWPYSAAGKASPKPADYPRYMDVFGENYRGVHATALLKDSRGWTLERLRDAAYDSHQPAFARLIPGLVTAWDRAPAGPDKDALAEPIARLRDWDHRWATDSVAQSLAMFWASPLWDKVRVGQRLTHMETIERIERLPDREQLEALSAAMSSIRTDFGDWRTPWGQINRFQRISGAIDHPFDDRAQSIPVGFASGNFGSLASFGSAPRGGSTNWYGTSGNSFVAFVEFGPRVRAHALSVGGQSGHPASPHFNDQAVLYATGRPRKVHFYPDELRGHIRRTYRPGE